A stretch of DNA from Anaerolineales bacterium:
GAGTGCGAGAGAGATGGGCTGCAGCAGTTCAGCCAGCAGCAGCAAGGCTGCAACCCCGGCGGCGTTGTCCAGCGCCCCCGGGGTCCCCAACTTGGCGTCGATGTGGGCGAATACCACAACCCGCCTTCCGTCCAAGGGACCCTTGCTCGCCTGAACATTACAGCCCCTAGCCGGTGAACGGCGGGCGCGGATCTTCAGCTCGACCGACTGGCCGGCGCGCCTCGATAGGTCAAGCCCTTCCGCCTGGGTCATGTGCGCACACGGGATGTCGAAATCCCCATCCTCGATCAGAGGGAAAGGACAGATCCCCCCAGCCAGGTCAGGGTCTCGTCCGGTCGCCGCCACAATGGCCAGCGGCCGCTTGAGCTCAAGCCACGAGATGATCTGCTGGTGTTCCTCCGGGTTATAGAAGGGGAAACGCTTCGGCATCAGCTGTTGGCGAGCGAGTTTGCCGTGGACCAGCAGTACCCTGCCTTCCGCCTCCGCCTGCTGCAGCTCCTCGAAGGTCCCGGCAACTGCCAGCTCTCCCCGGACATCGCAGCCGAGCGAGTAGGGGCTCGGCAGCACAGCAAACGAACGGTCAAGGGAGGAGAGCTCCGCCCCTGCCTGCTCCCAGCCCAGGCAATCGAACCCCGGGGTCTCCACCCTAAACCCGAATGCCGCAGCCGCCTTGGCGAACCAATCCGTGGCCACCTTGTTCCCCGGCGTCCCGACACAGCGCCCCGGGAGTTGGCGACACAAGAACTCCAGGTAGCCGGTCGCGGATTGTGCCAACTCACTCATGCCTTGATCCTTCAGATCAGAAGCGTCGCCGAGCGCAGAAGCCGGCGATTGCGCTGGCGCAATTGGAAGGCGCGGAGCGCCTCCGGTGACCCGTTGTCACGTGGCGCGAGCATGCTGCCGAACCCGCTCTTCCAAGGGGGTGGCGGAGAGGGCCATCTCCCTAGATCCAGCCTCGCAGTCGGTAGTACACCAGCGCCAAGACCTCTCGTGCCATATCCCGGCTGCGAGCCAGCGAGGACTCGCTAGGGAGAAATGTCAGACCCGCCGCTTCCTCTCCGATCGATCGCCCGAAGGCGGCGGAGGGGATCGGGTGCATCCCCTCCCGGGCGAAGGCGCCCAGGGAACGGCGCAGATGCCAGCCCGACGTGACCAGGACAAACTCCTCTACTCCGCGACTGTTCAACAGCGGCTTGATCTGCTGTGCCTGTGCGTGCGTGTCCGCCGAGGTCATCTCAACCAGGATTCTCTCTTCCGGCACGCCCAACCGAACGAGTTCCCTCTCCATGGCGACCGCCTCGGGCGTTGCCAACCCATCGTCCCCAGGGGGACCTCCCGACAGAACCACCCAGGGCTGATCCAGCATCTTGTAGAGGCGTGCGCCTTCCAAGAGGCGCAGGGCGGTCGCTTCGCTCAAGGACTCGACCCTGCCGGCCGCGCCCTCGAAGCTGGCGGTGCCACCCGATAGAACCACCACAGCGCGTGCGCCGCTGGCTTCAGCTTTCGTGGCGATCGGCGAGAAGCCGCGGCCGAGAAGGCCTTCAGCTCCCGAAGAGAAGGCGGGGGTCGCCATAAGCCAGTAGCCTGCCAGCAGCGCCACCAGCCACCGGGTTCCCCAAGGCCGCCGGCGGTCCCCCGCCAGGAGGAGGACTACGCCAATCAGCAGCCCCAGGAGCAAGAAGGCCATCGATCCCGGTAGAAAGTACGACTTGGTGAACAGGACGATTCCGTCCATGCTGAACGTGCCTCCAGGTTGCGGCGGTCCGCCCTGCCAGACCGAGGGGCGCGGCATTGCGATCCGGCCGAATCAGCCGATCGCCCGCCAATGTCGGCGCTCCGGATCAGGCGACCCGTTCGAGCATCGATTCGTACAACTGGACAACCTGGCGAGTGATATCCGCCCAGGCATAGTTGCGGGCATAGGCTGCCGCCTGCCGACCCAAACGCTCCCGCAGTCCATCATCCTCGGCCAGCAGTTTGAGCCGCTGCGCCAGGGCGCCGGCATCGGAGGTGGGCACATGGAACCCCGTCTCACCGTCCTTGACCAGAAACGCCAGGCCGCCGGTTTCAGACGCCACGACCGGTGCGCCGCAGGCCATGGCTTCCAGGGCAACCATCCCGAAGGACTCGTAGTGCGAAGGCACAACGACCATGTCGGCCGCCGAGTAGTAGTACTGCAGGGTGTCCTGATCGCGCTTGCCGAGGAATGCCACCACGTCGCCCATCCCCAGCTCAATCCGCAGGTTCTGCAGACGGAGCATCTCGGCTGTCATTCGCTCGGGATCGGCCTCCGGATCGCCGCCGATGATGGCCACAGACATCGGCCGCCTCTCCAGGGTCCCCTCCTGCTTGAGGATCGCCATGGCTTGCAGCAGCGTGTCGACGCCCTTCAACGGTTCGATGCGCCCGACAAACAGGACCATGTTGTCGCGGCAGTCCATGCCGATGAACTCTTTGGCTTCGTCCGGCGGGATGGGGTAGAAACGGCTGGTGTCCACGCCGGGGGGGATCACGACGACCTTGTGCGGATCGGCATGGTACAGCCACTGAAACTGGGCGAGTTCAGCCTGAGTCGAAGCCACGATCTGGTCCGCCTCCCGCAGGAGCTGGTTCTCGACCGCCAAGCGCTCAGGCGAGGCCCTCTCCTCCGGACTGCGCGCCACCCGGTTCTTCATTTCGCCCAGGGTGTGAAAGGTCTGGATGATCGGCGTTCCCCACAGCTCTCGGAGCCCCAGGGCGGCGATCCCGGACATCCAATAGTGGCTGTGGACGAGATCGTAGCGAATCCCCTTGGCAGCAGCAAACGATTGGATCCCTTCGATGAAGCCGGGGATGTAGGTCTCAAGTCGATCCTTGCCGACGGGTAACTCCGGCCCGGCCGGGACGTGCACCACCCGGTTGCCGAAACCCAGGTTATGCAGGACATGCGGGACATGATCGTCCTGGGAGCGGGTGAAGACGTCCACGCCTACGCCCTGCCGACCGAGTTCCCGGGTCAGGTCGCGTACGTAGACGTTCATCCCGCCGGTGTCTTTCCCTCCCAGGGTCGCCAGCGGGCAGGTGTGGTAAGACAGCATGGCCACGCGCATGTCGAGATTATCGCCGACGCCCCGTTTCTTGCCAAGGAACGCGGCCGACGGGTATAATCCTTTTCGCGCGCCGTG
This window harbors:
- a CDS encoding M28 family metallopeptidase, whose protein sequence is MSELAQSATGYLEFLCRQLPGRCVGTPGNKVATDWFAKAAAAFGFRVETPGFDCLGWEQAGAELSSLDRSFAVLPSPYSLGCDVRGELAVAGTFEELQQAEAEGRVLLVHGKLARQQLMPKRFPFYNPEEHQQIISWLELKRPLAIVAATGRDPDLAGGICPFPLIEDGDFDIPCAHMTQAEGLDLSRRAGQSVELKIRARRSPARGCNVQASKGPLDGRRVVVFAHIDAKLGTPGALDNAAGVAALLLLAELLQPISLALAVELVAMNGEDYYSAPGEQLYVQQNQERFGEIVLGINVDGAGDRHGDTAFSLYGCPPEIAGIVRQSFGGWPGMIEGEAWYQSDHSLFVMHHRPALAATSARFTELWSVIAHTELDVPELVSPDKLGYLALALRDVVVGLQGLGSIA
- a CDS encoding YdcF family protein; this translates as MDGIVLFTKSYFLPGSMAFLLLGLLIGVVLLLAGDRRRPWGTRWLVALLAGYWLMATPAFSSGAEGLLGRGFSPIATKAEASGARAVVVLSGGTASFEGAAGRVESLSEATALRLLEGARLYKMLDQPWVVLSGGPPGDDGLATPEAVAMERELVRLGVPEERILVEMTSADTHAQAQQIKPLLNSRGVEEFVLVTSGWHLRRSLGAFAREGMHPIPSAAFGRSIGEEAAGLTFLPSESSLARSRDMAREVLALVYYRLRGWI
- a CDS encoding glycosyltransferase; the encoded protein is MRVAMLSYHTCPLATLGGKDTGGMNVYVRDLTRELGRQGVGVDVFTRSQDDHVPHVLHNLGFGNRVVHVPAGPELPVGKDRLETYIPGFIEGIQSFAAAKGIRYDLVHSHYWMSGIAALGLRELWGTPIIQTFHTLGEMKNRVARSPEERASPERLAVENQLLREADQIVASTQAELAQFQWLYHADPHKVVVIPPGVDTSRFYPIPPDEAKEFIGMDCRDNMVLFVGRIEPLKGVDTLLQAMAILKQEGTLERRPMSVAIIGGDPEADPERMTAEMLRLQNLRIELGMGDVVAFLGKRDQDTLQYYYSAADMVVVPSHYESFGMVALEAMACGAPVVASETGGLAFLVKDGETGFHVPTSDAGALAQRLKLLAEDDGLRERLGRQAAAYARNYAWADITRQVVQLYESMLERVA